In Gigantopelta aegis isolate Gae_Host unplaced genomic scaffold, Gae_host_genome ctg9945_pilon_pilon, whole genome shotgun sequence, the genomic stretch CTGTGAAAGGACTGTTTCACAGGTGGGGGATTGATCTTGTAGGACCCTTGAAGGAGACCTCCGACGGAAAGCGTTACGTCATCGTCGCAACAGAGTATCTGACAAGATGGGTCGAGGTAGGAGCATTAGAAAACAAATCTGCCGAGAGTATCCATGCCTTTCTATTGAGTTTGGTATACAGATACGGCACAACCGAGGTATTGCTGCACGATCAAGGACGGGAGTTTTGCAATGAACTAGTGCGAGAGTTGTGCGATATCATGGACATGGACCAAACAATGACATCGGCATATCATCCTCAGACAAATGGTCTAACAGAACGATTTAATCAAACCATGGTTACTCAACTTATGAAGCTGGTAAACGATGAGTGCAACGACTGGGATCAGTACATACATGCCATAGCCTTCGCCTACCGTACAAACAAACAGAGTTCTACAAAGTATTTGCCATTTGAATTGCTTTATGGTCAGAAGCCCCGACTACCCGTCGACCTAGAATACTAGGTAGACGATGCAACATGTGATGTGGACATGGATGATGTCGGCACCAGAATGAAGCAGCTGGCAGACCTGACCAAGCATCGTGACACCGCCCAGGACAACATATCAGATGCccagaagaaacaaaagaaacgatACGACATTAAGCACAGAGGATCCATATTTGAGGTAATTAATTTATGGTATGCCTTGTTGCTTCGTAGACAAGCATTGTGCTGTAATACGTAAactatacaattaaaaaaaaaaccgaaacatttcttaaaaatatatttttttttaaatattccttggtaaaaaaagagcattatattatcaaaacgtatattaactgatacattttgtattgagttgtattagtttaaaaattatttttggtatacatgcatatgataaaatatattatgggtCAGTGAATTTTCAGTCTGAGccagtgcatttttaaaatcactgacttAATATGTTGTTTCAGTGCTACCAAAAGGCATAAGCTGGTAGCCCGGGTGGCTACCTGTAAAAAGTTAAGTTCAAGGCCTGTAGGCTTTCTCAGGGTTCAACCGAAATGATCAATGCTTGCAATGACTACATCttactaaatttaatatattttaattaccaGATTGGCGATCACGTGGCGATAGTCAACCGTCGACGAGATACCAGGAAGGGAGACAAACTCGCACCACGATTCAAGGGGCCATATACAGTGACGCAAACTTTAGGGAAAGGACTCTACGTATTGAAGAAGGGTGATGCCGTGCTGAAAACCAAATACAATGCCGTGAATCTTAAGAGGTGGAACAAACCTGAAAGTGCAACAAAATCTGTCAGGACAGAAGAGCTGCCACAAAGGTCGTCGAAATGGGTACCAAAATTTAAACTGAACGAGAGTGATCGATGCGACATTCTCAACGGTGCATGGTTGAGCGACAGAGTGATTGATGCTTGCCATATGCTCATCACAGAGTCTACTGGTATTCAAAATCAGTCTACACTACTGAAGCAGACAGCATTCAAGCCAATGGATACCACTGTGCAAATCTTACATGACCATGATCACTGGGTGACTGTTTCTGGGAGTAAGGATGGAATTCAATTCGCTGACAGCATTCCATCTCATCCCATTACTGACAACATAAAACGGCAAATGAAAGAAATTTTCAAGAATCGTTTGAACACAGATGGGAATGATTGTGGGGTCTTTGCAATAGCCAATGCCTTCCAGTTGGCCCAGGATATGTCTCCCTCAGTGAAATATAACATTGCCAATATTCGCAATCatatcttaaaatgtattgaagacAGGAAGATGCGAGCATCCGATTATATGTCACTGAGAAAAAAATCGATGGATAAAATCGTGTGCATCTAAGAAGAATAAAGACTCGTGTTTATATGATAGGACTTCATAACTTCGTATTTTCGTTCTCtttatttactatattttatgCAAGTATTGCATTTTGGTTCCCTGATGGATacttaatttgaaatgaaatgtttatggTTTGATTTGAATATAATGTCATTTGTTGTTATACGATACCAAGAGCTTCTGAGAAAGTATGGAATTATTAGTTCCCACTATATATCCTCTatccactccaccccaccccacccccacacacccactTTAATAAAATTAGCACGGATGTGAGATTCTATTTATCacgtagttatttattatatagactAACCGGAGAGCTAAATACATTATCATAGTAGACCAATATATTACTGGTggagtaaaacaaactttctctaCTATGCAAATTATAATAGTGCACTAGCAGGAGAATGAAACAAGAGAAGCTCaccctgtgtgtgtatatacatcatCATATTAGATAAGTACACTGCCAGGATAGCCCAAAACTCTCCTAAATATACGCCACTACATCAGTAGAATCACTTGTATAATGGATAATAAAGTGAcccctataattatataattcagtttacaatagaAGTCGTCACTACAAGCGAAACATATTATctgagttttatatatttgacggagagtatatgtttttattcaaatcaTATCCATGGATTAATGtctttctgaaa encodes the following:
- the LOC121367189 gene encoding uncharacterized protein LOC121367189; this encodes MDDVGTRMKQLADLTKHRDTAQDNISDAQKKQKKRYDIKHRGSIFEIGDHVAIVNRRRDTRKGDKLAPRFKGPYTVTQTLGKGLYVLKKGDAVLKTKYNAVNLKRWNKPESATKSVRTEELPQRSSKWVPKFKLNESDRCDILNGAWLSDRVIDACHMLITESTGIQNQSTLLKQTAFKPMDTTVQILHDHDHWVTVSGSKDGIQFADSIPSHPITDNIKRQMKEIFKNRLNTDGNDCGVFAIANAFQLAQDMSPSVKYNIANIRNHILKCIEDRKMRASDYMSLRKKSMDKIVCI